CGGAGAATGTTACGGTTATTTGTACAGATGATTATCATAAGTACGACCGTAAGCAACGTGCTGAAATTGGTATCACTGCTCTTCATCCTGACTGCAACTATCTCGATATTATGCAGCAACACCTGTCGCAACTTAGGACAGGACAGCCAATTCTGAAACCTGTATACAGCCACACAACTGGTAGCTTTGAGCCACCAGTTTATATAAAACCAAATAAATTTGTGATTGTGGAGGGATTACTGGGTTATTCTACTCGTGGTGCTCGTGACTCCTACGATGTGAAAGTTTACCTTGCTCCCCCTGAATCTGTGCGTGCTCAGTGGAAAGTCAAGCGGGATACCCAAAAACGAGGGTATACAGAAGAACAAGTGCTTGAAGAACTTAGAAAACGCGAACCAGATTCTGAGCAATTTATCCGTCCACAACGTCAATGGTCGGATATTGTGGTGAGTTTTTACCCTCCAAATGACGAAGTGGAGCAAATTAATGGACACCTAAATGTACGTTTGGTACTGCGTCCGACAATTCCTCATCCAGATTTTCTCCAGATTATCAATTACGGCGATGGTCATTTAGAGTCAGCAATCCGCTTGGGATTAGATCGGGATATGAGCAAACCAGTTGATGTTCTGGAAGTAGATGGTCATGCCACTTTGGAACAGGTCAATAAGTTAGAACATATTATTTGTGGTGATATGCCTCATCTCAAGAGTATATGCGATCGCGAAGGAAACCCAGAATTGGGCAAAGTCGCTGGTACAACAGGAGAAACCATCCAAAGTTACCCGCTTGCCCTCACCCAACTATTAATTACGTATCATATGCTCAAAGCAACACAAAATTATCAGTAGAAACCAGTAGAAAAAGCAAAAACAAGCGATAAAAATAAATATTCTGTCAAATCTTTAGATGTTTTCAGAATTACAGGGGATAACTAGGAATAAGTCTATATATGATGATTTTTCCCCTGTATTTAGTCTATGACTTATAGCCTGAGAATTGCCGATATACCTGTGACTGAGCGTCCGCGTGAGCGGCTGTTAACGCATGGCCCAAAAATTTTAGCTACAGCCGAGTTAATAGCAATTCTGCTAGGTACTGGTCAAGGACACGGAAAACTTTCTGCCGTGGGTCTAGGGCAATATATTTTACAGCAACTGAGCAAACACCAGCGAGACCCCTTAGCAGTTTTGCGAGATGTCAGCGCCGCTGAGTTGATGCAAATTCCGGGTGTAGGTCCAGCAAAAGCGACGACTGTCTTGGCGGCGATTGAATTAGGGAAACGAGCCTTTCAATCCCGTCCAGGAGAACGCACGTTAATTGATAGTCCCGCAGCTGCGGCGGCGGCTTTGAGTCAAGATTTAATGTGGCAAAATCAGGAGCGTTTCGCGGTGTTATTGTTAGATGTGAAGAATCGCCTGCTTGGAACGCAAGTGATTACCATTGGTACAGCTACGGAAACCTTAGCCCCTCCTCGGGAAATTTTCCGTGAAGTGATTCGCCAAGGAGCAACACGAGTTATAGTGGCACATAATCATCCGTCCGGAAATGTGGAACCGAGTCAAGAAGATATTGAATTGACGCGACAGTTGTTAATGGGAGGACAATTTTTGAGCATTCCTGTTTTGGATCATCTGATTTTAGGCGATGGTAATCATCAAAGTTTGCGAGAGATTACAACATTATGGGAGGATTGTCCGCAGGGAGATTAGATTTTTTGGAAAAATTTGGTTTAAGGTTCTTTAGAACGGCAGATGCACACACCCTGACGCAGATGAGTACAGATCATTTATCTGCGTGTATCTGTCTTTATTTATGGTTTCATAATTAGAAAAAAATTATCTGATTGTTGGTAATTATCAATTAAGCTAACGTGATTTATTTTTTAGTCGTTAATTATTATTCTACTAATCTCATTACTAAATTGATTAGTTCTCTCCCGAGTTATGACAGTTATGATTATAAAGTGGTCATCGTTAATAACTCTCCCGATGACAACTCTATATATAATCTAAAAAATGAATCGGTAGTCATTTTTAATGCTGAGAGTAATCTTGGCTTCGGTGGTGGTTGCAACTTCGGACTGAAATGGATTTATACCCAAGATTCCCAAGGAATTGTCTGGATAATTAATCCAGATGCTTATTTTGTAGAAAATACTATAGAGAAAGTTCCGTTATTCTTTGAAACTCATCCCAATATTTCTCTGCTTGGAACAATTGTTCATACTACGACAGGTGAAGTTTGGTTTGCCGGTGGTCGCTTTATTCTCTCAACAGGAGCAATTGTCACTCAAGATTTGTTGACGAATACAGATACAGATTATGTTGTTTGTGATTGGATTACAGGTTGTAGCTTGATAGTTAATCTTCGGAATTTCGATGATTGTCCTCAGTTTGATCCAGCTTATTTTCTCTACTATGAAGATTTTGACTTTTGCCGACGTTATGCCAATCAAGGACATTTGATTGCAGTGACTAAGCAGTTTGGTGTCATACATCAGCCCTCTTCAATTACAAATCGATATGTTTTTAGGAAAATAAAAAATAGTACTTATGGTTATTTGTTATCTTTAGATAGATATACAAATCAATGGATTGTCAAGATTAGATTGCTTCGCTTGATTTCTCATGCTCTGGTTTTGATGTTTGTCAAACCTCAAGTAGCATTTGGGAAATTTGCTGGACTGTTGATGTATTGGAGGCGTTAAGCGAAGCTCTACCGAAGGTAATCGCTAAGGGCGTGAAAGCTTTCTCTCTAATGCTAGGCTAAGGTCATAGCGTAAAATTCAAAAACCCACAGACTCGTGTTATGGTTGTACAGATTACACCCCGTCTTTACTCGATAGAGGAGTATTTTGCAATTGAGGAAAACACCAATTACCGCACCGAATACCGTGATGGAGAAATTGTTCCCATGACAGGTGGTTCGATTAACCATAATCAAATCGTTGTTAACTTAATAGTGACTCTTGCCCTTAGCCTGACACTCAAAGAGCAAAATTACCATATTTATGCTAATGACCTAGGCTTGTGGATTCCTCGTTATCGCCAATATGTGTATCCAGATGTCTTAATTATCAAAGGTGAACCGATTTTTGAGGAAGGACGTACTGACACTATACTTAATCCCTGCATTATCTTTGAAGTTTTCTCTAAATCTAGCAGTAGCCGGGATCGGGGTGATAAATTCACATACTATCGTTCTATTCCTCACTTTCAAGAATACATTCTCATTAATCAATATCAAGCCCATCTTGAGCAGTTTAGTAAAACCCCAGAAAATAACTGGCTATTTAGTGAGTCTGATGCTGAGGATGGAGTTTTGACTTTAAATTCGGCTAATTGTCAAATCTCACACCGTCAGATTTATGAGCGGGTTAATTTTCATATAAATGACTAATATATTATTTAACCTATCTATTGTTTTTTCTCAACCGACAGGTATAAGCAACTATGCAAAAAATCTTTTTCCTTTTTTAAAAACTCTTAACCCCACCCTCTTAACTGCTCAAAATTACCCTGAATTTAACTGTTATTCTATACCAGATAATCTAACTCCTGCACAAGGAACAAAAGGACATTTTGATCGCCTTGTGTGGACACAATTTAAACTGCCAAAAATCTATAAAAAGCTGAAATCCCAACTTATCTTTTCTCCGCTTCCAGAAGCGCCCCTTTATAAGAATTGTCGTTTTATCGTGATGGTTCACGACTTAATCCCGTTGCGCTTTCCCAAACTTTTGTCACCGTTAACACAATACTCGCGGTACTACATTCCTCAAGTTCTCGCCCAAGCGCAACATATTATCTGCAACTCTCACGCTACAGCAAAAGATATCACCGACTTCTATCACATCAGCGCCAGCAAAATAACTGCTATTCCTCTTGCGCACGACGCCAATCATTTTCGCCCAACTCATTTAGATCATAGCGGACAAGATACCCAACCTACAAAACCCTATTTTCTCTACATTGGGCGACACGATCCCTATAAGAATCTGCACAAACTTATTACCGCCTTTGCAGCATTATCTCACAATCGAGACTATGAATTGTGGTTAGCAGGACCACAAGATAAACGCTTTACTCCTTTGTTGCAAACCCAAGTTCAGGAATTGAAGATCACCGATAAAGTTCAATTCCTCAACTATGTTCCCTACAGTGAATTACCCAAAATTATTAGTGGTGCGATCGCCCTCGTCTTTCCTAGTCTTTGGGAGGGTTTTGGTTTCCCAGTTCTCGAAGCAATGGCTTGCGGTACTCCTGTGATCACCTCCAATCTCTCATCTTTACCAGAAGTGGCTGGTGACGCTGGTCTTCTCATCAATCCTTATAATATTGAGGAAATGACTCAAGCTATGGAAACAATTGCAACTGATTCGGTATTACGTCAACATCTTTCAACTCAAAGCATCAATAGGGCTAGTCAATTCAGTTGGGAAAAAACAGGACTTGCTACTGTCGAAGTTTTATCACGCTACCTTTAAAACCCATTGGTCAACTTTTTGTTAATGCCTAAGTCCTAAATACATCAATATAGATAAAAACGCCTCAAAATCAGTATTTGCAGGACAAGCAAATCATCAATTTTACCCTTACCAGATATACCTTTTGGCTGGTTATGAGCCGAATTTTTGACAAAATCCGATGAAATGAAATCACTTCATCAAGAGTTTAATAGCTGCTTAATAGTATTTTACAGAAAAGTATAAAAAAATACAAAATAAAACAGTTTAGTAACATTTTAAGAACTGGTTAAAAAATGAGAAGATACTCAAGAAAATAAAAAATAGCCAGTTAATAAGCTTGTTTTTGAATTGTGGTCAGAAAATAATTTCTAACCCTGATTTTGAGATAGCTTTGCAACAAGGCCATAAAAATGACAAACATACAGTGTGTCTTCCCCTAATATATGATTTTGCTTAAAGTTCACAACAGGCGTAAAAATATTCTCCGAA
This portion of the Brasilonema sennae CENA114 genome encodes:
- a CDS encoding phosphoribulokinase encodes the protein MSRPIILGIVGDSAAGKTTLTKGIAQVLGPENVTVICTDDYHKYDRKQRAEIGITALHPDCNYLDIMQQHLSQLRTGQPILKPVYSHTTGSFEPPVYIKPNKFVIVEGLLGYSTRGARDSYDVKVYLAPPESVRAQWKVKRDTQKRGYTEEQVLEELRKREPDSEQFIRPQRQWSDIVVSFYPPNDEVEQINGHLNVRLVLRPTIPHPDFLQIINYGDGHLESAIRLGLDRDMSKPVDVLEVDGHATLEQVNKLEHIICGDMPHLKSICDREGNPELGKVAGTTGETIQSYPLALTQLLITYHMLKATQNYQ
- the radC gene encoding RadC family protein, which encodes MTYSLRIADIPVTERPRERLLTHGPKILATAELIAILLGTGQGHGKLSAVGLGQYILQQLSKHQRDPLAVLRDVSAAELMQIPGVGPAKATTVLAAIELGKRAFQSRPGERTLIDSPAAAAAALSQDLMWQNQERFAVLLLDVKNRLLGTQVITIGTATETLAPPREIFREVIRQGATRVIVAHNHPSGNVEPSQEDIELTRQLLMGGQFLSIPVLDHLILGDGNHQSLREITTLWEDCPQGD
- a CDS encoding glycosyltransferase, encoding MIYFLVVNYYSTNLITKLISSLPSYDSYDYKVVIVNNSPDDNSIYNLKNESVVIFNAESNLGFGGGCNFGLKWIYTQDSQGIVWIINPDAYFVENTIEKVPLFFETHPNISLLGTIVHTTTGEVWFAGGRFILSTGAIVTQDLLTNTDTDYVVCDWITGCSLIVNLRNFDDCPQFDPAYFLYYEDFDFCRRYANQGHLIAVTKQFGVIHQPSSITNRYVFRKIKNSTYGYLLSLDRYTNQWIVKIRLLRLISHALVLMFVKPQVAFGKFAGLLMYWRR
- a CDS encoding Uma2 family endonuclease gives rise to the protein MVVQITPRLYSIEEYFAIEENTNYRTEYRDGEIVPMTGGSINHNQIVVNLIVTLALSLTLKEQNYHIYANDLGLWIPRYRQYVYPDVLIIKGEPIFEEGRTDTILNPCIIFEVFSKSSSSRDRGDKFTYYRSIPHFQEYILINQYQAHLEQFSKTPENNWLFSESDAEDGVLTLNSANCQISHRQIYERVNFHIND
- a CDS encoding glycosyltransferase family 4 protein, with translation MTNILFNLSIVFSQPTGISNYAKNLFPFLKTLNPTLLTAQNYPEFNCYSIPDNLTPAQGTKGHFDRLVWTQFKLPKIYKKLKSQLIFSPLPEAPLYKNCRFIVMVHDLIPLRFPKLLSPLTQYSRYYIPQVLAQAQHIICNSHATAKDITDFYHISASKITAIPLAHDANHFRPTHLDHSGQDTQPTKPYFLYIGRHDPYKNLHKLITAFAALSHNRDYELWLAGPQDKRFTPLLQTQVQELKITDKVQFLNYVPYSELPKIISGAIALVFPSLWEGFGFPVLEAMACGTPVITSNLSSLPEVAGDAGLLINPYNIEEMTQAMETIATDSVLRQHLSTQSINRASQFSWEKTGLATVEVLSRYL